GCCGCTCCTGAACGAATAGTTAGTTATACTCAAGCTTTTTACAGTGTTTCTGGAATTTCGGAGTCTACTTACACGGCTTTTGATGATCGCTTTTTTGTACCCAAAAAAGCCAAGGAATCAGCAGAATCTTTGGGAGACTATCTATTTTGTAATCAAGGGAAAGCGTTAACTAGCACCCTGATGCTTCATAATTCTCTAGCTTTTAATACTCGTTTTCGAGATAGTTTGAGAAAACATCAAGATTGGGATTTTTGTCTCCGATTAGAAGCTGCCGGAGCAATTTTTTCTTTTATAGAGCAACCTCTGACTATTTGGAATGGCGATTCTAAATTAGATCATGTTGGGAGAACACCTGACTATCGACTTTCAGAAACTTTTATTCGCGAATGTCGAAATTATGTTTCATCTAAGGCTGCTACAGCTTTTTTACTAGATAAAGTAATTCCATCTTTAATTCAAGATGGGACTAGAAAATTATATTGTCAAAAAATAGTTTTCAATGGATTAGTACATCAATTAATTTCTTGGAAAAAATTCATCCGAATTACTGCTCACTTGTGGCTAAGAAAATTAAAAGCGTTGCGTAAATTTAATTTTATGAAAAAAGTATTATCTTTTTAAAACTATTAAGGAGATTTCCCATGCTCGTCTATATTTCATCATATTTAAGGTCGGGTAACTCATTAATGCAAAATTTGATTAGAAACTTTTTTGCCAGACCGATTTCTGGAGTCGAATCAAATAGCAAATTAATTAGAACTAAATTTGCTAAAAATTGGCGTTATAACGGTCAAACTTTACCGAATAGCCAAGAAGAACTACAGTCTATATCTTTGAAGTTAAATCGACAAATTTTATCGAGATGGAACCGATATATTTTTAAAACCTACGATATTAATAAGTGGGTTGTAGAATACGCTCTAGACCTATCGCCTTACAGTAAAAACTGTCGCTGTTTACTACCTGGATGTCAAAATATATTGACAGATCGAAACCGTCAAAAATTAGCCAACGATTGTAATTACTTTTTTATCAAAACCCATAATCCTCCTTTTTTAGAATATTTTGACAATGAATATGTTCTTCAAATCGTGCGTCATCCTAGTTTAGTGTTTGAATCTTACTTTCATTTTTTAAGTAAGTATATTAATCGCCATAAAACTTTGGATGAAGTTATTATGGGCCAAGTTCCTTATGGTTCTTGGAGCGATTGGCATCAGCAATGGGAACGGGCGATGTCTGTTGTTAATGGCAAATTTTTAAGATTGCGCTTTGAAGATATTCTTTTAGATACATTAATAGCTTGCCAGCAAATTAAAGAACTAATTGGGTTGGATTACGATTCTACTCAAACATTAACTTCGTTTAGCGAATTAAAACAACGAGATTCTAGTTATTATCGTTCCGGAGACACCGAGTCTATAGATTGCTACAATCGTTCAGAATCTTTTAAGCTACTCCAGAAATTACATGCTGCTACTATCGCCTCATTAGGTTATGAATAAATCAATTCCCAAGGTTAGCATTTTGATGTGTGTCTACAATGGAGAAACTTATCTATCAGAAGCAATAGCAAGTATCTTAAAACAAAGTTATACAGACTTTGAATTTGTAATTGTAGATGATGGCTCTACAGATAGCACGCGGCGGATTCTGAGCGATTATGCAGCCAAAGATGAGAGGATTGTTCTTATCTACAATCAGCATAACTTGGGTCTAGAAAAATCATTAAATAAAGGATTAGCAGCAACTAAAGGAAAATACCTGGTTCGGCAAGATGCAGATGATATCTCATTACCCAATCGCTTACAACTGCAAGTAGATTTTTTAGATACTCATCCAGAAGTAGGTGCAGTAGGTTCTTCTGTAGAATTTATCGATCGCCAAGGCACAGTTTTAGGCAAACAAGACATACCTGAAGACCATCATAGCTTACAGGCACTGCTTTTAATTAACAATTATCTATGGCATTCATCAATGACAATTAGACGAAGTTTGTTACAAAAACTAGGAGGATACAATGAGCAAATGCTTCATGCAGAAGATTACGATCTTTGGTGGCGGATAAGTTGTAATTCTTATTTAGCAACGCTTTCAGATATTCTCTTACAATACCGCCGCGATAATCCTGCTGCTATTACTAAGCTCAAACGAAAAAAACAACTTCAATGTTCGCAGCAAATTTCCTATAAAGCCATACAAGAAAGCCTACAGGACAAAAGCTTAGCTTTAGATGCTAAAGCTTACGAACGTCTCTGGTGGTCATATTTAGAGCTTATAGATAAACGCTCCTATCAAAAATGGTGGTATGAAGAGCTAGGCGAAAGTGGCTTACTTCAGCAGCAAGATCTAAATTTACTAGAGTCGTTTTGGAATTTACTCGCCAGCAATCCTACTAGAGCCGAGATTTGGGGAAAACGTTTCTATCATTTGAGCAATCATTTATTGCGTACCAAACAAACTTTAATCGGACTCAAATTACTGTGGATTTTAAAAAGTAAATTACAATTATCCGTTCGATGGCACACTACAGTTAAAGCTTTAGTTACGCCCTATGTTCCAAACATAGGTCGTCGGCTTTGGGCAGTTGGAAAAGCGAGAGTGAATAACTTTAAATTACATATTTCCAAGAATAGCTTTTTAGTCAAAAACTAACTTTCTAAAGCAATCGCTAATGAGAGGCGGAATCGCAGACAAACAATAATCATTATTTACTTAAAACTAAGATCGGACAAATAATCTGAGAAAAAAACCACCAAGTCTTTATAATTTTTAAGCTTATTCAATTTATGAAAATTTTACACATCAATCAATCTGATACTGCTGGCGGTGCGGCGATCGCAGGGTACAGACTGCATCAAGATTTATTAGATCTGGGTATTGATTCTCGGTTGCTGGTGGGCGTAGCTAAAACAAAAAGCGATCG
The sequence above is a segment of the Coleofasciculaceae cyanobacterium genome. Coding sequences within it:
- a CDS encoding sulfotransferase domain-containing protein translates to MLVYISSYLRSGNSLMQNLIRNFFARPISGVESNSKLIRTKFAKNWRYNGQTLPNSQEELQSISLKLNRQILSRWNRYIFKTYDINKWVVEYALDLSPYSKNCRCLLPGCQNILTDRNRQKLANDCNYFFIKTHNPPFLEYFDNEYVLQIVRHPSLVFESYFHFLSKYINRHKTLDEVIMGQVPYGSWSDWHQQWERAMSVVNGKFLRLRFEDILLDTLIACQQIKELIGLDYDSTQTLTSFSELKQRDSSYYRSGDTESIDCYNRSESFKLLQKLHAATIASLGYE
- a CDS encoding glycosyltransferase family 2 protein: MQPQKINVLSEQPLVSVIIPTYDRAKIIDISLKSVFNQSYQNIEIIVVDDHSTDNTEAVINSINDPRIRYFRHSTNKGGGATRNTGIEAAKGEYIAFLDSDDVWVADKLELQLASILQSAAPERIVSYTQAFYSVSGISESTYTAFDDRFFVPKKAKESAESLGDYLFCNQGKALTSTLMLHNSLAFNTRFRDSLRKHQDWDFCLRLEAAGAIFSFIEQPLTIWNGDSKLDHVGRTPDYRLSETFIRECRNYVSSKAATAFLLDKVIPSLIQDGTRKLYCQKIVFNGLVHQLISWKKFIRITAHLWLRKLKALRKFNFMKKVLSF
- a CDS encoding glycosyltransferase, with amino-acid sequence MNKSIPKVSILMCVYNGETYLSEAIASILKQSYTDFEFVIVDDGSTDSTRRILSDYAAKDERIVLIYNQHNLGLEKSLNKGLAATKGKYLVRQDADDISLPNRLQLQVDFLDTHPEVGAVGSSVEFIDRQGTVLGKQDIPEDHHSLQALLLINNYLWHSSMTIRRSLLQKLGGYNEQMLHAEDYDLWWRISCNSYLATLSDILLQYRRDNPAAITKLKRKKQLQCSQQISYKAIQESLQDKSLALDAKAYERLWWSYLELIDKRSYQKWWYEELGESGLLQQQDLNLLESFWNLLASNPTRAEIWGKRFYHLSNHLLRTKQTLIGLKLLWILKSKLQLSVRWHTTVKALVTPYVPNIGRRLWAVGKARVNNFKLHISKNSFLVKN